GAGCTCGCCCGCGTCGGGTCCGCGGTGCGTGTCGACGATCTCGTCGGCGATCCGCACGAGCGCGTAGACCGCCTCGATGTCCTTGCGCGCACGCTCGCCGAGCAGCCGCGCGCCGAGCCCGAACGACGTCGAGTAGCCCGCGAGCACCGCCCGGCTCGCCCGCTGCGCGGTCGCGTCGTACAGGCGGTGGGCGCGCTCGTCGGCGGTGGGTGCTGCGTGCTGCATCACTTCCCCCGCTCGGCCAGCTCGTCGACGATGCCCCCAAGGTAACCGGCGAGCACCGGCGGCAGGTGCCGGGTGGCGGTCTCGCGCGCGGACCGCGCCGCCCCGGACGCGAGCGCGAGCACGTGCGACCGTGCGCCGCAGCCGACCATGACGTCCCGGACGAGCGCGGCGCCCGCGTCGTCGAGCTCCGGGTCACCGACGTGGCGGTCGAGGACCGCGCGTCCGGCGTCGTCCGCGAGCAGGTAGGCGTAGCGCAGCAGCTCGGTGCGGGTCCCGGCGCGCAGGTCCGAGTGCACCGACTTGCCGGTCACCGCCGGGTCGCCGAACACCCCGAGGTCGTCGTCCGCGAGCTGGAACGCGATGCCGAGCGCCGTGCCGACCCGGTCGAGGGTCGCGTGCGTCACGGCGGGGGCGTGCGCGAGCAGCGCACCGGCCTGGAGCGGCGCGCAGCACGTGTAGGCGGCGGTCTTGAGCTCCGCGACGAGCAGCGGGTCGACGTCCGACGGTGCGAGCAGCTCGCCGCCGACGTCGAGCAGCTCGCCCGCGACCGTCGTGGCGAGCGTCGTGGCGAGCAGCCGCATGACCTGGACCCGCACCTCGGGGCCCACGGGAGCGGTCGCGACGAGGTCGAAGGCGCCCGACAGCGCGAGGTCGCCGCCGAGCAGCGCGGACCCGAGCACCTGGTGGTCGGCGGCGCGGCCGACGACCCCGCGGTCCCGCAGGCGCGCGCGGTACGTGCCGGCGACGTTGGGCACGCCGCGGCGGACCTCGTCACCGTCGAGCACGTCGTCGTGCACGAGCATCGCGGTGTGCAGCAGCTCCTGCGCGGCCGCCACCGGCGCGACGGCGTCGAGGTCGGTGCCCCCGAGCCCGAGGTACGCGGCGACGGTCAGCCGCGGGCGCAGCAGCTTGCCGCCGACCTGCGAGGCGACGGTCTCCCACAGCACGAGGTACTCGTGCGCGACGTGCCCGGCCTGGTCGCGACGGTCCGTGAGGTAGCGGCGCAGCGCCTCGCGGGTCGCGGCGAGGCCGAGGTCGACCTGGGCGCGCATCGTGGCGTCGTCGGCGGGCGCGGTGACGACCCGGAGGTGCGGCTGCGTGCGGTCGTCGTCGCGCTCCGGGCTCGGGGCTGCCCCTGCCGGTGGGTGCACGTCACGGAACGACTCGCGCGCGTGCACGTGCGAGTCGATGCCGGTCTCGCCCACGCGAGCCCCCTCTCTCGGGAAGTTGCTCAGCATACTGAGCATCTTCGGGCGCGCCACCGGAGCGGGCCGCGGCCGGTGCGCGTGCCCCGCGGCGGCTCGGTAGGGTCAGCAGCATGACCTGGCTCGTGACCGGCGGCGCCGGCTACATCGGTTCGCACGTCGTCCGCGCCTTCCGTGAGGCGGGCCTCGCGGCCGTCGTCCTGGACGACCTGTCGAGCGGCCACGCCGAGTTCGTGCCCGACGACGTGCCCCTCGTGCTCGGCTCGATCCTCGACACCGACCTCGTCGCCGACGCGCTCGCCGTGCACGGCGTGGTCGGCGTGGTGCACCTCGCCGGCTTCAAGTACGCGGGCATCTCGGTCGAGCGGCCGCTGCACACGTACGCGCAGAACGTCACCGGCACAGCCCACCTCCTGTCCGCGATGGCGTCGCAGGGCGTCGAGAAGATCGTCTTCTCCTCGAGCGCCGCCGTCTACGGCACGCCGGACACCGACCTCGTCACGGAGGCCACGCCGACCTCCCCCGAGTCGCCCTACGGCGAGTCGAAGCTCATCGGCGAGTGGCTGCTGCGCGACCAGGGCCGCGCGACCGGGCTGCAGCACACGTCGCTGCGCTACTTCAACGTCGTCGGCTCCGCGACGCCCGACCTCTACGACACGAGCCCCCACAACCTCTTCCCGCTCGTGCTCGACGCGCTCGTCGCCGGCCGGACCCCGCGCATCAACGGGACGGACTACCCGACGCCCGACGGCACGTGCGTGCGCGACTACATCCACGTCGCCGACCTCGCGACGTCCCACGTCGCCGCCGCGCAGGCCCTCGCGGAGGGCCGCGAGCTCGAGCGCGTCTACAACCTCGGGAGCGGCGACGGGGTGTCCGTCGCGCAGATCATGACCGCGATGGCCGACGTCACCGGCATCGCGTTCGAGCCCGAGCGTGCGGCGCGCCGCCCGGGTGACCCGGCGCGCATCGTCGCCTCGGGCGAGCTGGCGGCGCGCGACCTGGACTGGCGCATGCGCCACTCGCTGACCGACATGGTCGCGAGCGCGTGGGAGGCCCGCCAGGCGCACTGACGGCCCCCGCACGCCGGCCTCAGCGCGCGACGACCGGGACCCGGCGCAGCTCCGGGAGCCGCGCCGCCGCCTGCTCGAGCACGGCCTCCGACCCGGCGTAGACACCCTCGGCGCGCGGCCAGTGCAGCACGAGGTCCGTGTACCCGAAGGCCGCGGCCCGCTCGACCCCCTCGACGAGCACCTCGACCGAGTCGAGCGCGAGCACGGGCGCCCCGTCGATGCTCAGGTACCGGCGGAGCGGTGCGCGTCCGGTTGCGTCAGCGTGCGCCGGCGGGGTCGACGCGAGCACGCCGTCGAAGACGTCCGTCAGCGCCGCGAGCCCCTCCCACCAGCGCTCCTGCGCCTGCGCCGGCGTCGTGCCGTCGAGCTCGCCCGGCTCGAACGTCGGCCCGAAGGTCGCCCAGCCCTGCCCGTGCCGCGCGGCGACGGCCATGGCGCGCGGGCCGTTGGCCGCGACGACGAACGGCGTGCGGGGGCGCGCGAGCGTCCCGGGGATCATCCGGGCCGCGTCGGCGACGTAGAACTCCCCGGAGTGGTGGCTCACGGGGTGCGTCAGCAGCTGGTCGAGCACCTCGACGAACTCGGTGAACCGTCGCGTGCGCTCGGGCCGCGTCGGGGGCGGACCCAGCACCGACGCGTCGAACCCCTCCCCGCCCGCACCGAGCCCGAGCACGAACCGCCCGCCGCTGACGTCGTCGAGCCCCATCACGTCCTTGGCGAACGGCACGGGGTGGCGGAAGTTGGGCGACGCGACCCAGGTCCCGAGCTCGATGCGCTCGGTGACCGCGGCCGCCGCCGCGAGCAGCGGGACGGTCGCGAACCACGGCTCGTCCACGAGCGAGCGCCACGCGAGGTGGTCGTACGTCCACGCGTGGTCGAACCCGTACTCCTCGGCGCGCTGCCACCGCGCGCGCTGCTCGGCCCAGCGCTCCTGCGGGAGCAGCACGATCCCGATCCGCATGCCCCCGGGAGAGCCCGCCCCGGTCCCGTCCTCGCTCAGCGCGTCCATGCCGGTCAGGCTACCCACGGCCCCCGACGCGCACGGCCGACGCCGGAACCGTCGGCGTGGCCGGCGACCGGCCGCACCGGGTTCGCCGCGGGTCGACGTCCGCGGCTCGATGTCTGCGGCTCGGGCATCCGCGGGTCGGCCCGGGCGTCCGCGGGTCGGCCCGGTGCGCGTCGGTCCGGTGGTCCGGTGTACGCCGGACCGGCGCTCGGGCCGCCTCAGCCCCAGCCGAGCCGGTGCAGGGTCTCGTCGTCGATGCCGAAGTGGTGGGCGATCTCGTGGACGACCGTGACGGCGACCTCCTCGACGACCTCGTCGCGGTCCTCGCACAGCGCGAGGGTGGGGTTGCGGAAGATCGTGATGCGGTCCGGCAGCGCGCCCGTCGCCCAGAACTCGCCGCGCTCGGTGAGCGGGGTCCCGTCGTAGAGGCCGAGCAGGTCCGGGTCGTCCTCCGGCGGGTCGTCCTCGACGAGCACCACGACGTTGTCCATCTGCGCCGCGAGCTCCTCGGGGATCTCGTCGAGGGCGTCGCGGACGGCGTCCTCGAACTCCTCGAGCGACATCTCCACCATGGGACCATCCTCTCCCGACCCGGCGAGCCGGCCCCGCCGGGTCGGGCGGCGGACGGCCCCGACGGCTCGCCCACGACGTAACCCCAGGTCAGCGGCCTGCGGGGCGGGGCGACGGGATCGACTTTGGAGTTCCGCTCCGGAACCCGTATGCTCAATCCCGGTCTAGAGACGCCTCGACGTCCGGGGCGAGTCGCCCCCATCGTCTAGCGGCCCAGGACCCCGCCCTTTCACGGCGGTAGCACGGGTTCGAATCCC
The Cellulomonas sp. NS3 DNA segment above includes these coding regions:
- a CDS encoding LLM class flavin-dependent oxidoreductase, yielding MDALSEDGTGAGSPGGMRIGIVLLPQERWAEQRARWQRAEEYGFDHAWTYDHLAWRSLVDEPWFATVPLLAAAAAVTERIELGTWVASPNFRHPVPFAKDVMGLDDVSGGRFVLGLGAGGEGFDASVLGPPPTRPERTRRFTEFVEVLDQLLTHPVSHHSGEFYVADAARMIPGTLARPRTPFVVAANGPRAMAVAARHGQGWATFGPTFEPGELDGTTPAQAQERWWEGLAALTDVFDGVLASTPPAHADATGRAPLRRYLSIDGAPVLALDSVEVLVEGVERAAAFGYTDLVLHWPRAEGVYAGSEAVLEQAAARLPELRRVPVVAR
- a CDS encoding polyprenyl synthetase family protein, whose amino-acid sequence is MGETGIDSHVHARESFRDVHPPAGAAPSPERDDDRTQPHLRVVTAPADDATMRAQVDLGLAATREALRRYLTDRRDQAGHVAHEYLVLWETVASQVGGKLLRPRLTVAAYLGLGGTDLDAVAPVAAAQELLHTAMLVHDDVLDGDEVRRGVPNVAGTYRARLRDRGVVGRAADHQVLGSALLGGDLALSGAFDLVATAPVGPEVRVQVMRLLATTLATTVAGELLDVGGELLAPSDVDPLLVAELKTAAYTCCAPLQAGALLAHAPAVTHATLDRVGTALGIAFQLADDDLGVFGDPAVTGKSVHSDLRAGTRTELLRYAYLLADDAGRAVLDRHVGDPELDDAGAALVRDVMVGCGARSHVLALASGAARSARETATRHLPPVLAGYLGGIVDELAERGK
- the galE gene encoding UDP-glucose 4-epimerase GalE, whose product is MTWLVTGGAGYIGSHVVRAFREAGLAAVVLDDLSSGHAEFVPDDVPLVLGSILDTDLVADALAVHGVVGVVHLAGFKYAGISVERPLHTYAQNVTGTAHLLSAMASQGVEKIVFSSSAAVYGTPDTDLVTEATPTSPESPYGESKLIGEWLLRDQGRATGLQHTSLRYFNVVGSATPDLYDTSPHNLFPLVLDALVAGRTPRINGTDYPTPDGTCVRDYIHVADLATSHVAAAQALAEGRELERVYNLGSGDGVSVAQIMTAMADVTGIAFEPERAARRPGDPARIVASGELAARDLDWRMRHSLTDMVASAWEARQAH
- a CDS encoding metallopeptidase family protein produces the protein MVEMSLEEFEDAVRDALDEIPEELAAQMDNVVVLVEDDPPEDDPDLLGLYDGTPLTERGEFWATGALPDRITIFRNPTLALCEDRDEVVEEVAVTVVHEIAHHFGIDDETLHRLGWG